The genomic region CCGAGTCCGCCGACGCGGAGCCGAAGAAGTCCGATGAGGCAGACCTGAAGAAGTCCGACGGCGAGTCCGACGCGAAGTAGTCATGACCGGGGACCGCGGAGTGCGCCGCTCGCGCGCCGCGGTCCCCGGGACGTGTGGCTTCGCTCGGAATCTCGACACCAATCATGCCCGTCCGCGCAGGTACTCCAGAGACCGAGCGGACGAAGAGGGAGAACGAGAAGGTGGCAGCACCTAAGAAGGGCCGAAATCAGGGCGCCCAGGGCAGGCCGGGTCGCACTTTGGCCCTGATCCTGATCGCCATCGTGGCGCTCACCGGCGGCATGTTCGCCTCCGGGCACACGACGCCGCGCCTCGGCATCGACCTCGCCGGCGGTACGAGCATCACGCTTGAGGCGAAGGAAGAGCCCGGTCAGAAGGGCGCGATCAACAAGACCAACATGGACACCGCGGTCGACATCATGAACCGCCGTGTCAACGGTCTGGGTGTCTCCGAGGCGGAGGTCCAGACCCAGGGCGATCGCAACATCATCGTCAACATCCCCAAGGGCACGAACTCCAAGCAGGCCCGGGAACAGGTCGGCACCACCGCCAAGCTCTACTTCCGTCCCGTCCTGACCACCGAGGTCTCCGGTGGGGACCCGACGGCCAGCCCCTCGCCGAGCGCCTCCAGCAGCGCCTCGACGGGCTCGGACAAGGAGAGCGACAAGGACAAGGCCACCTCGTCCTCGTCCCCCTCCGCGACGCCCTCGTCCACCGCCACCTCGCAGGGCCGCGCGGTCACCGACGCGCTGAAGGCCGACCCCACCCCGTCCGGGAGCGGCTCCGCCTCGTCCAGCCCGTCCGCCTCGCCCTCCGCGAGCGTCGACCCGGCGACCGCCAAGCTCCAGGCGGAGTACGCCGCACTCGACTGCAGCAAGGCGACGGTCCGCGCGAAGGCCGGCGACGGCGTCAAGGCCGAGGACCCGACCGTGGCCTGCGGCCAGAACTCCCAGGGCCAGTGGCAGAAGTACATCCTCGGCCCGGCCGAGGTCGAGGGCACCGACGTCGACAAGGCCTCGGCCGTGTTCGACACGCAGGGTGCCGCGGGCTGGAAGGTCACCATGGACTTCACGTCCAAGGGAGCCAAGAAGTTCGCGAGCATCACCGGCAAGCTGGCGCAGAACCAGTCCCCGCAGAACCAGTTCGCCATCGTCCTCGACGGTGAGGTCGTCTCCGACCCGTACGTCAGCCAGGCGCTGACCGGCGGCAACGCGGAGATCTCCGGCAGCTTCGACCAGCAGGAGTCCCAGGACCTGGCCAACATGCTGTCGTACGGCGCGCTGCCGCTCACCTTCCAGGAGGCGAGCGTCACCACGGTGGACGCCGCGCTCGGCGGTGAGCAGCTGCAGGCCGGTCTGATCGCCGGTGCCATCGGTCTGGCCCTGGTCATCATCTACCTGGTGGTCTACTACCGGGGCCTGTCGCTCGTCGCCATCGCCTCGCTGCTGGTCTCCGCGGTCATGACCTACGTGATCATGTCGTTGCTCGGCCCGACCATCGGCTTCGCACTGAACCTGCCGGCGGTCTGCGGCGCCATCGTGGCCATCGGCATCACGGCGGACTCGTTCATCGTGTTCTTCGAACGCATCCGTGACGAGATCCGCGAAGGCCGTTCACTGCGGCCCGCGGTCGAGCGGGGCTGGCCGCGCGCCCGGCGCACCATCCTGGTCTCCGACTTCGTGTCGTTCCTCGCCGCCGCGGTGCTCTTCATCGTCACGGTCGGCAAGGTGCAGGGCTTCGCGTTCACGCTGGGTCTGACCACCCTGCTCGACGTGGTCGTCGTCTTCTTCTTCACGAAGCCGCTGATGACGATCCTCTCCCGCAAGAAGTTCTTCGCGGAGGGCCACAGGTGGTCCGGCCTCGACCCGAAGCGACTGGGCGCCCAGCCGCCGCTGCGCCGCACCCGTCGCGTGTCCGCTCCCGTCGACACGAAGGAGGCGTGAGATGTCGAAACTCGGCACCCTCGGCGCCCGGCTCCACCGCGGCGAGATCGGCTACGACTTCGTCGGCAAGCGCAGGATCTGGTACGGCGTCTCGATCCTGATCACCATCACGGCCATCGTCGGCCTGGCGGTGCGCGGCCTGAACATGGGCATCGAGTTCCAGGGTGGTGCTGTCTTCACCACCGAGCGGATCAGTGTCTCGACGACCCAGGCCGAGGAGTACGCGGAGGAGGCCTCCGGCCACGACGCGATCGTCCAGAAACTCGGCACAGGCGGCCTGCGTATCCAGATCGCCGGTATCGACACCGCCAAGTCCGACCAGATCAAGGAAGAACTCGCCAAGGACCTGAAGGTCGACGCGGAGAAGATCAGCGCCGACCTGGTCGGCCCCAGCTGGGGTGACCAGGTCGCGGCGAAGGCCTGGCAGGGCCTGGCGATCTTCATGGTCCTCGTCGTGATCTATCTGGCGATCGCCTTCGAGTGGCGCATGGCGCTGGCCGCGCTCGTGGCGCTCATCCACGACATCACCATCACGGTAGGCATCTACGCCCTGGTCGGCTTCGAGGTCACGCCGGGAACGGTGATCGGTCTGCTCACGATCCTCGGCTATTCGCTCTACGACACGGTCGTCGTCTTCGACAGCCTCAAGGAGCAGACGAAGGACATCACCAAACAGACCCGCTGGACGTACAGCGAGATCGCGGACCGCTCGATCAACGGCACCCTGGTGCGTTCCATCAACACCACGGTCGTCGCGCTGCTCCCGGTCGCGGGCCTGCTGTTCATCGGCGGCGGTGTGCTCGGCGCGGGCATGCTCAACGACATCTCGCTGTCGCTGTTCGTCGGCCTCGCGGCCGGCGCGTACTCCTCGATCTTCATCGCCACGC from Streptomyces sp. NBC_00878 harbors:
- the secF gene encoding protein translocase subunit SecF; translated protein: MSKLGTLGARLHRGEIGYDFVGKRRIWYGVSILITITAIVGLAVRGLNMGIEFQGGAVFTTERISVSTTQAEEYAEEASGHDAIVQKLGTGGLRIQIAGIDTAKSDQIKEELAKDLKVDAEKISADLVGPSWGDQVAAKAWQGLAIFMVLVVIYLAIAFEWRMALAALVALIHDITITVGIYALVGFEVTPGTVIGLLTILGYSLYDTVVVFDSLKEQTKDITKQTRWTYSEIADRSINGTLVRSINTTVVALLPVAGLLFIGGGVLGAGMLNDISLSLFVGLAAGAYSSIFIATPLVADLKEREPQMKALRKRVLAKRAAASAKGESLGAPVVDEPYDDDDREDTDATPAVVGPRGQRAQPSSRGRGRGRPSGKRR
- the secD gene encoding protein translocase subunit SecD; the protein is MAAPKKGRNQGAQGRPGRTLALILIAIVALTGGMFASGHTTPRLGIDLAGGTSITLEAKEEPGQKGAINKTNMDTAVDIMNRRVNGLGVSEAEVQTQGDRNIIVNIPKGTNSKQAREQVGTTAKLYFRPVLTTEVSGGDPTASPSPSASSSASTGSDKESDKDKATSSSSPSATPSSTATSQGRAVTDALKADPTPSGSGSASSSPSASPSASVDPATAKLQAEYAALDCSKATVRAKAGDGVKAEDPTVACGQNSQGQWQKYILGPAEVEGTDVDKASAVFDTQGAAGWKVTMDFTSKGAKKFASITGKLAQNQSPQNQFAIVLDGEVVSDPYVSQALTGGNAEISGSFDQQESQDLANMLSYGALPLTFQEASVTTVDAALGGEQLQAGLIAGAIGLALVIIYLVVYYRGLSLVAIASLLVSAVMTYVIMSLLGPTIGFALNLPAVCGAIVAIGITADSFIVFFERIRDEIREGRSLRPAVERGWPRARRTILVSDFVSFLAAAVLFIVTVGKVQGFAFTLGLTTLLDVVVVFFFTKPLMTILSRKKFFAEGHRWSGLDPKRLGAQPPLRRTRRVSAPVDTKEA